A region of Actinomycetota bacterium DNA encodes the following proteins:
- a CDS encoding fumarylacetoacetate hydrolase family protein produces the protein MRLVRFRFGDRIAHGVADPGGTVRVLEGTFFESPVPTGEEVALDDVRLLAPVLPSKVVCVGKNYEDHVAEFGGAVPEEPVLFLKPTTAVSGPGDPIPLLPFSRRVDYEGELAVVIGALARSVPAEEAGKVILGYTCGNDVTLRDIQGKDQQWTRAKGFDGSCPLGPWVETELDPIDVRVETRVNGDTRQSATTALMVFGVAELIEFITGFMTLLPGDVLMTGTPEGVGRLAAGDRVEVEIDGIGTLANPVAG, from the coding sequence ATGCGACTGGTGCGCTTCCGCTTCGGTGATCGGATCGCCCACGGTGTGGCCGACCCGGGCGGCACGGTGCGTGTGCTCGAAGGAACGTTCTTCGAGAGCCCGGTCCCGACGGGGGAGGAGGTCGCACTCGACGACGTTCGACTGCTCGCTCCGGTGTTGCCCTCGAAGGTGGTGTGCGTGGGGAAGAACTACGAGGACCACGTCGCGGAGTTCGGCGGTGCGGTTCCCGAGGAGCCAGTGTTGTTCCTCAAACCGACGACCGCCGTGAGCGGTCCCGGTGATCCGATCCCGTTGCTTCCCTTCTCCCGCCGGGTGGACTACGAGGGCGAGCTCGCGGTGGTGATCGGGGCACTCGCGCGCTCGGTGCCCGCCGAGGAGGCCGGCAAGGTGATCCTCGGCTACACCTGCGGCAACGACGTGACCCTGCGCGACATCCAAGGCAAGGACCAGCAGTGGACGCGCGCGAAGGGCTTCGACGGATCGTGCCCGCTCGGCCCGTGGGTCGAGACCGAGCTCGACCCGATCGATGTCCGGGTGGAGACCCGGGTCAACGGCGACACCCGACAGTCGGCCACCACGGCGCTGATGGTTTTCGGTGTCGCCGAGCTGATCGAGTTCATCACCGGCTTCATGACCCTGCTCCCCGGGGACGTGCTGATGACCGGAACGCCCGAGGGCGTGGGCCGCCTCGCAGCCGGCGACCGCGTCGAGGTGGAGATCGACGGGATCGGCACCCTCGCCAACCCCGTCGCCGGATGA
- a CDS encoding TMEM175 family protein, giving the protein MPARPSRDERGGSEFDRALSFFDATFALALTLLVTTLDVGTETRVWSSLANLNDAVGSQAVAFVISFIVIGAYWYGNHRFVAQLDALDGRLIVVELAMIASIVILPFSTEVVGDPTIANEPLPVAVYALNIAIVSMLDTLLSVTAYRRGLFAHPPSPSYHRADVIDSVLPAIVFLASVPLAYLWSPIGARYSWIALVLIGPATGRWKERRATLSRSA; this is encoded by the coding sequence ATGCCGGCCCGGCCGTCTCGTGACGAACGCGGTGGGTCCGAGTTCGACCGGGCCCTCTCGTTCTTCGATGCGACGTTCGCGCTCGCGCTGACGCTGCTCGTGACCACGCTCGACGTGGGGACCGAGACGAGGGTGTGGAGCAGTCTGGCCAACCTGAACGACGCCGTCGGCTCCCAGGCGGTTGCCTTCGTGATCAGCTTCATCGTGATCGGGGCCTACTGGTACGGCAATCACCGGTTCGTCGCACAGCTCGACGCGCTCGACGGCCGTCTGATCGTCGTCGAGCTCGCCATGATCGCGTCGATCGTGATCCTGCCGTTCTCCACGGAGGTGGTCGGCGACCCGACGATCGCCAACGAGCCACTTCCCGTCGCCGTGTATGCGCTGAACATCGCGATCGTGTCGATGCTCGACACGCTGCTGTCGGTCACCGCATACCGGCGGGGTTTGTTCGCGCACCCGCCGTCACCTTCGTACCATCGGGCAGACGTGATCGACAGCGTGCTTCCGGCGATCGTGTTCCTCGCGTCGGTCCCGCTGGCCTACCTGTGGTCACCGATCGGGGCTCGGTACTCGTGGATCGCGCTCGTGCTGATCGGCCCGGCGACGGGACGATGGAAGGAACGCCGAGCGACGCTCAGTCGATCGGCGTGA
- a CDS encoding branched-chain amino acid transaminase, translating to MPITPVEKIWMDGELLDWDKAQIHVLSHALHYGSGVFEGIRVYETSQGPAVFRVNDHLKRLFRSAHLYHMEIPYSIQALTDAIFDTVKANGLSTCYVRPIVYRGYGEMGVNPLQAPLNVCVATWPWGAYLGEHALEHGVRVKISSWKRNDQNSLPTSAKATGQYINSVLAKLESIHAGYDEAIMLNQHGFVTDGSGENIFVVRDRVITTPPISAGCLDGITRESVMTIARDLGYDVREDNLVRTDLYHADEVFFTGTAAEVTPIREVDDRKVGEGSRGPVTKELQGTFFAASKGELEQYRSWLTPID from the coding sequence GTGCCGATCACGCCCGTCGAGAAGATCTGGATGGATGGGGAGCTGCTGGACTGGGACAAGGCCCAGATCCACGTACTGTCCCACGCCCTCCACTACGGCAGCGGCGTCTTCGAGGGTATCCGGGTCTACGAGACCTCCCAGGGCCCGGCCGTCTTCCGCGTGAACGACCACCTGAAGCGGCTCTTCCGGTCGGCGCACCTGTATCACATGGAGATCCCGTACTCGATCCAGGCGCTGACCGATGCGATCTTCGACACGGTCAAGGCCAACGGCCTGTCGACCTGCTACGTCCGGCCGATCGTGTACCGAGGGTACGGCGAGATGGGTGTGAACCCGCTGCAGGCGCCGCTGAACGTGTGCGTGGCGACGTGGCCCTGGGGCGCCTACCTCGGCGAGCACGCGCTCGAGCACGGCGTCAGGGTGAAGATCTCCTCGTGGAAGCGCAACGATCAGAATTCGCTGCCGACCTCGGCGAAGGCGACGGGGCAGTACATCAACAGCGTGCTCGCCAAGCTGGAGTCGATCCATGCCGGCTACGACGAGGCGATCATGCTGAACCAACACGGGTTCGTGACCGATGGGTCCGGCGAGAACATCTTCGTCGTGCGCGATCGCGTGATCACGACCCCCCCGATCTCCGCGGGGTGCCTCGACGGCATCACGCGCGAGTCGGTGATGACGATCGCCCGCGATCTGGGCTACGACGTCCGTGAGGACAACCTCGTGCGCACCGATCTGTACCACGCCGATGAGGTGTTCTTCACGGGGACGGCGGCCGAGGTCACCCCGATCCGTGAGGTCGACGACCGGAAGGTCGGCGAGGGTTCACGGGGACCCGTGACGAAAGAGCTTCAGGGGACGTTCTTCGCGGCGTCCAAGGGCGAGCTCGAGCAGTATCGCTCCTGGCTCACGCCGATCGACTGA
- a CDS encoding class I SAM-dependent methyltransferase: MSGPTPRHDSVSFDRAADYYDATRITDPVALERSIDLLEGELAGRGTILETGVGTGAIALPLHERGISLAGADLSEPMLRRLIVKAGDAPPFPLVQADATRLPFGDDAFGGAYLRWVLHLIPGWRDAVSELVRVVVPGGHVVIEPGGYQGGWRDLWLRFVEELGPDAEAVGLNMRHGATDLDAALLAHGARLADTPLITGPDHSSIERWFDEVRRRLYSWTWRVPDDRLQSAIEVVQPWAKERFGALHGPPEPEHRLAWRVYELEAR; this comes from the coding sequence TTGAGCGGCCCGACACCTCGGCACGATTCCGTCTCGTTCGATCGTGCCGCCGACTACTACGACGCCACCCGGATCACCGATCCGGTCGCCCTCGAGCGCTCGATCGATCTGCTCGAGGGTGAGCTCGCCGGCAGGGGTACGATCCTCGAGACCGGTGTGGGAACGGGCGCGATCGCGCTCCCGTTGCACGAGCGCGGCATCTCGCTGGCGGGGGCGGATCTCTCGGAGCCGATGCTCCGCAGGCTCATCGTCAAGGCCGGCGACGCTCCACCCTTCCCGCTCGTGCAGGCCGACGCGACCCGGCTGCCCTTCGGAGACGATGCGTTCGGTGGCGCGTACCTGCGCTGGGTGCTCCACCTGATCCCCGGGTGGCGCGACGCCGTGTCCGAGCTCGTTCGTGTGGTGGTGCCCGGCGGGCACGTCGTGATCGAGCCGGGGGGCTACCAGGGAGGCTGGCGCGACCTGTGGCTGCGGTTCGTTGAAGAGCTGGGGCCGGACGCCGAGGCCGTCGGGTTGAACATGCGACACGGAGCGACGGATCTGGATGCGGCCCTGCTCGCCCACGGCGCCCGGCTCGCGGACACCCCGCTTATCACCGGCCCCGACCACAGCTCGATCGAGCGCTGGTTCGACGAGGTCCGCCGACGCCTGTACTCGTGGACGTGGCGCGTCCCCGATGATCGGCTGCAGTCGGCGATCGAGGTCGTGCAACCGTGGGCCAAGGAGCGATTCGGCGCCCTGCACGGTCCACCGGAACCCGAACACCGCCTCGCCTGGCGCGTCTATGAGTTGGAAGCCAGATGA
- a CDS encoding RHO alpha subunit C-terminal catalytic domain-containing protein, producing the protein MSARSAPIDPTALEAVLRPWGSSRGLPGEAYSSEELFEWERERFFDASWVCTGRAGVRKRHSSQREFGGWAFVNRSGDALPFEEHFGNVMEHLGPYEPERLVVGARHSYEVAANWKLIHENYQECYHCSQIHPELCRVTPPESGYSLELRGLYVAGPMDLREGCETMSLDGRSRGIPLRGLSERQLREVGYFGIFPNLLVSPHPDYVLTHRIEPLSPGRSYVECEWLFPPELVEREDFDPSWAVDFWDVTNREDWAACESLQRGVTSRGFRPGPLSTDWEMGPYMIVTMFARGYRDGGVNEASPNPVWREAPAEAS; encoded by the coding sequence ATGAGTGCCCGTTCCGCACCGATCGACCCGACTGCCCTGGAAGCCGTCCTGCGGCCCTGGGGCAGCAGCAGGGGCCTGCCCGGCGAGGCGTACAGCTCCGAGGAGCTCTTCGAATGGGAGCGCGAACGGTTCTTCGACGCCTCGTGGGTGTGCACCGGCCGGGCGGGCGTCCGGAAGCGGCACTCGTCGCAGCGTGAGTTCGGCGGTTGGGCCTTCGTGAATCGCTCGGGCGACGCGCTGCCGTTCGAGGAGCACTTCGGCAACGTTATGGAGCACCTGGGCCCGTACGAGCCGGAGCGGCTCGTGGTCGGCGCTCGCCACTCCTACGAGGTCGCCGCGAACTGGAAGTTGATCCACGAGAACTACCAGGAGTGCTACCACTGCTCGCAGATCCATCCGGAGCTGTGTCGCGTGACCCCGCCCGAGAGCGGCTATTCGCTCGAGCTTCGTGGCCTGTACGTCGCGGGGCCGATGGACCTGCGCGAGGGCTGCGAGACGATGTCGTTGGACGGCCGTTCCCGCGGGATCCCGCTGCGCGGGCTGTCGGAGCGTCAACTGCGCGAGGTCGGTTACTTCGGGATCTTCCCGAACCTGCTCGTCTCGCCGCACCCCGACTACGTCTTGACCCACCGGATCGAGCCGCTGTCACCCGGACGCTCCTACGTGGAGTGCGAGTGGTTGTTCCCGCCCGAACTCGTGGAGCGCGAGGACTTCGATCCGAGCTGGGCCGTCGATTTCTGGGACGTGACCAACCGCGAGGACTGGGCCGCATGCGAGTCTCTGCAGCGGGGGGTGACTTCCCGCGGGTTCCGCCCGGGTCCGTTGTCGACCGACTGGGAGATGGGTCCGTACATGATCGTGACGATGTTCGCCCGCGGCTACCGCGACGGCGGCGTGAACGAGGCCAGCCCGAACCCCGTGTGGCGCGAGGCCCCCGCCGAAGCGAGTTGA
- a CDS encoding glycine cleavage T C-terminal barrel domain-containing protein, with translation MGSNEAPQGERNKWFPFYFASWYKKSPYFDRTVDAGAASWDLYNHMLIPTLYDDDVKEYWHLLNHVTLWDVAVERQVEITGPDAARFTQLLTPRDLSTCAVGQGKYVLICAPDGGIVNDPILLRLGENHFWLSLADSDALLYALGVAAFADMDVQIREPDVSPLQLQGPKSKLVIHKLFGDDVMNLKYYWCAQTELDGIPLVISRTGWTGEVGYELYLRDSARGGELWDKVMAAGEEFDIRAIAPSDQRRMEAGIFNYGNDMDVTNNPFEVTGLERLVELDTDTTFVSRAALEKIKADGVKRKLVGVKINSDPLAMWLENFWPVKSGGEVVGRTTSASYSPRLEFNMGYVWVPIELAGTGTHVALESPAGDLDAEVVPLPFLDPKKDVPKQ, from the coding sequence ATGGGTAGCAACGAAGCACCCCAGGGTGAGCGCAACAAGTGGTTCCCCTTCTACTTCGCGTCTTGGTACAAGAAGTCGCCGTACTTCGATCGCACGGTCGACGCCGGCGCCGCCAGTTGGGATCTGTACAACCACATGCTGATCCCCACGCTCTACGACGACGACGTCAAGGAGTACTGGCACCTGCTGAACCATGTGACGCTGTGGGACGTTGCGGTCGAGCGTCAGGTGGAGATCACCGGTCCCGACGCCGCGCGGTTCACCCAGCTGTTGACACCCCGTGATCTGTCGACCTGTGCGGTCGGGCAGGGTAAGTACGTGCTGATCTGTGCGCCCGACGGCGGGATCGTCAACGACCCGATCCTGCTTCGCCTCGGCGAGAACCACTTCTGGCTCTCGCTCGCCGACTCCGACGCTCTGTTGTACGCACTCGGTGTCGCCGCGTTCGCGGACATGGACGTACAGATCCGCGAGCCGGACGTCTCCCCCCTGCAGCTACAGGGACCGAAGTCCAAACTGGTGATCCACAAGCTGTTCGGCGACGATGTGATGAACCTGAAGTACTACTGGTGCGCGCAGACCGAGCTGGACGGGATCCCACTGGTGATCTCGCGCACCGGGTGGACCGGCGAGGTCGGCTACGAGCTGTACCTGCGGGATTCCGCCCGGGGCGGGGAGCTGTGGGACAAGGTGATGGCCGCCGGCGAGGAGTTCGATATCCGCGCGATCGCCCCGAGCGATCAGCGCCGCATGGAGGCCGGGATCTTCAACTACGGCAACGACATGGACGTGACGAACAACCCCTTCGAGGTGACCGGGCTCGAGCGCCTGGTCGAGCTCGACACCGACACCACGTTCGTCTCGCGTGCCGCGCTGGAGAAGATCAAGGCGGACGGGGTGAAGCGCAAGCTCGTCGGCGTGAAGATCAACTCCGATCCCTTGGCGATGTGGCTCGAGAACTTCTGGCCGGTGAAGTCGGGCGGGGAGGTCGTCGGCCGCACGACGTCCGCGAGCTATTCACCACGGCTGGAGTTCAACATGGGCTACGTCTGGGTGCCGATCGAGCTCGCGGGAACCGGCACGCATGTCGCCCTGGAGTCTCCCGCGGGGGATCTGGATGCCGAGGTCGTGCCGTTGCCCTTCCTCGACCCGAAGAAAGACGTTCCCAAGCAGTAG
- a CDS encoding NAD(P)/FAD-dependent oxidoreductase yields MNRYDAVVIGGGHNGLVAGAYLAKLGARTIVLEARHKVGGAAATDIPWPEAPEFKVTTLSYVMSLMPDTILKDLQLERHGYKVYPVGPYLVPFPDGRAITQYDDDAQRNYEEFAKFSKADADAIERWDAWIGGLAEVLGALLMATPPKLGSKAPGDLFEQLRLAWRFRGLDVRAIGDVTRLLTMSIADVLDMFFESDQVKTVMALNGLIGTWAGPYEPGTGYVMAHHSIGDVGDGHLGAWAVPEGGMGAVSDAIASAARSFGAEIRLNARVDEIRTQAGRATGVTLQGGEEIDAPLVVTAIHPKITFLRQLDRSELPADFVRDIENWKSRSGVVKINLAVDRLPRFTANQELTDLSGGFELAHSIEYLETGFEQARAGIPSTRPFSDGVCPTVWDHTLAPEGTHILSLFTQWVPHEWSEEPHPAELDAYADRVIDGYDALAPGFKDSMLHKQVLGPHEMEKEWGLIGGNIFHGELSAEQLFHMRPAPGFADYRTPIAGLYQCSSATHAGGGVCGIPAYNCIREIRKDRERVRSAMRRFIEHG; encoded by the coding sequence GTGAACCGCTATGACGCCGTCGTCATCGGTGGCGGGCACAACGGCCTCGTGGCGGGCGCGTACCTCGCGAAGCTCGGCGCGCGCACGATCGTCCTGGAGGCCCGGCACAAGGTCGGCGGTGCGGCCGCAACCGACATCCCGTGGCCGGAGGCGCCTGAGTTCAAGGTCACCACGCTCAGCTACGTGATGAGCTTGATGCCGGACACGATCCTCAAAGACCTGCAACTCGAGCGGCACGGTTACAAGGTCTACCCGGTCGGACCGTACCTCGTGCCGTTCCCGGACGGGCGTGCGATCACGCAGTACGACGACGACGCCCAGCGCAACTACGAGGAGTTCGCCAAGTTCTCGAAGGCCGACGCCGACGCGATCGAGCGGTGGGACGCCTGGATCGGCGGACTGGCCGAGGTGCTCGGCGCGCTGCTCATGGCCACACCGCCGAAGCTCGGATCCAAGGCGCCCGGAGACCTGTTCGAGCAGTTGCGGCTCGCGTGGCGGTTCCGCGGACTCGACGTGCGAGCGATCGGCGACGTGACCCGGCTGCTGACGATGAGCATCGCCGACGTGCTCGACATGTTCTTCGAATCGGACCAGGTCAAGACCGTGATGGCCCTGAACGGCCTGATCGGCACGTGGGCGGGCCCCTACGAGCCCGGCACCGGATACGTGATGGCCCACCATTCGATCGGCGACGTCGGGGACGGACACCTGGGCGCGTGGGCGGTTCCCGAGGGTGGGATGGGCGCCGTTTCGGATGCGATCGCCTCGGCGGCCCGCAGCTTCGGCGCCGAGATCCGTCTGAACGCACGGGTCGACGAGATCCGGACGCAGGCGGGGCGCGCGACCGGTGTAACGCTCCAGGGCGGTGAGGAGATCGACGCTCCGCTCGTGGTCACGGCGATCCACCCGAAGATCACGTTCCTGCGCCAGCTCGACCGGAGCGAGCTGCCGGCCGACTTCGTCCGGGACATCGAGAACTGGAAGTCGCGCTCGGGCGTGGTGAAGATCAACCTCGCCGTCGACCGGCTGCCGCGGTTCACCGCGAACCAGGAGCTTACCGACCTGTCAGGCGGGTTCGAGCTCGCCCACTCGATCGAGTACCTGGAGACGGGATTCGAGCAGGCCCGCGCCGGGATCCCCTCGACGCGACCGTTCTCGGACGGGGTGTGTCCGACGGTGTGGGACCACACCCTCGCCCCCGAGGGTACGCACATCCTGTCGCTGTTCACCCAGTGGGTTCCCCACGAGTGGAGCGAGGAGCCGCATCCCGCAGAGCTCGACGCCTACGCCGATCGCGTGATCGATGGGTACGACGCGCTGGCGCCGGGCTTCAAGGATTCGATGCTCCACAAGCAGGTGCTCGGCCCGCATGAGATGGAGAAAGAGTGGGGGCTGATCGGCGGCAACATCTTCCACGGCGAGTTGTCGGCCGAGCAGCTGTTCCACATGCGTCCCGCACCGGGGTTCGCCGACTATCGAACGCCGATCGCCGGCCTGTACCAGTGCTCGTCGGCGACGCACGCCGGCGGAGGGGTGTGTGGGATCCCCGCCTACAACTGCATCCGAGAGATCCGCAAGGACCGCGAACGCGTGCGGAGCGCGATGAGGAGGTTCATCGAGCATGGGTAG
- a CDS encoding MFS transporter yields MATRPRSRSRSRSAVRRLATARLISITGGAAAFVALNFTVYTQTGSFAWLTAALVLTFGTQGIAGPFAGAIGDRFDRRRVMIVSDLLGAAFFLGMSAVTDRPALLLGFAFFAAIVELPFESSSAAAIPNLAGEQDLAKANSLVAIGRYSGIAVGPLIGGVLVDQVGPTWVFLINGISFVVSAVIVWTIHAHFSRERSEDDLHDHGLAALRAGISFLRREPVLWRITLAWSVLVLGLGMSMIADIPLAEEFGLGGNGYGYIIGAWGAGSVVGSILGRFMTVRTEPVVIVLSTLGIAITSAAIGLSPVFWVALVALFLNGTNDAIGLVAEQSMRQRRTPDALRARVLAASESIWQLAMLVSFLLAGSIIRAFGARAVYVLGGVFGLLAALVLLPVLHVRREGGGSEERSSDPVPQAEHALNDVPIT; encoded by the coding sequence ATGGCTACCCGACCACGTTCCCGTTCCCGTTCCCGTTCCGCCGTTCGACGCCTCGCGACGGCTCGTCTGATCTCGATCACGGGTGGGGCCGCGGCGTTCGTCGCCCTGAACTTCACCGTCTACACGCAGACGGGATCGTTCGCATGGCTCACCGCGGCGCTCGTCCTGACCTTCGGTACCCAGGGCATCGCCGGCCCGTTCGCCGGCGCGATCGGCGATCGGTTCGATCGACGCCGGGTGATGATCGTTTCCGACCTGCTGGGAGCCGCCTTCTTCCTCGGGATGTCGGCGGTGACCGATCGTCCGGCGCTGTTGCTCGGGTTCGCCTTCTTCGCTGCGATCGTGGAGCTGCCCTTCGAGTCCTCCTCGGCCGCGGCGATCCCGAACCTCGCAGGGGAGCAGGACCTCGCGAAAGCCAACAGTCTCGTCGCGATCGGCCGCTACTCGGGGATCGCGGTCGGACCGCTGATCGGTGGCGTGCTCGTCGACCAGGTGGGACCGACGTGGGTGTTCCTGATCAACGGGATCTCGTTCGTCGTCTCGGCGGTGATCGTGTGGACGATCCATGCGCACTTCTCGCGCGAGCGCTCGGAGGACGACCTGCACGACCATGGCCTCGCGGCGCTCCGGGCGGGGATCTCCTTCCTCCGCCGCGAACCGGTGCTGTGGCGGATCACGCTGGCGTGGAGCGTCCTGGTGCTCGGTCTGGGGATGAGCATGATCGCGGATATCCCCCTCGCGGAGGAGTTCGGTCTGGGGGGCAACGGCTACGGCTACATCATCGGGGCATGGGGGGCCGGCTCGGTGGTCGGTTCGATCCTCGGCCGCTTCATGACCGTTCGCACCGAGCCGGTCGTGATCGTGCTCTCGACGCTCGGCATCGCGATCACCTCGGCGGCGATCGGCCTGTCCCCGGTGTTCTGGGTGGCTTTGGTCGCCCTGTTCTTGAACGGGACGAACGATGCGATCGGCCTGGTGGCCGAGCAGAGCATGCGCCAGCGTCGGACCCCCGACGCGCTCCGCGCGCGCGTACTCGCCGCGTCCGAGTCGATCTGGCAGTTGGCGATGCTCGTCTCGTTCCTCCTCGCGGGCTCGATCATCCGCGCCTTCGGCGCTCGCGCCGTGTACGTGCTCGGTGGGGTCTTCGGCCTGCTCGCGGCGCTGGTGCTGCTCCCGGTCCTGCATGTCCGCCGCGAGGGGGGTGGATCCGAGGAGCGCTCGAGCGATCCCGTCCCGCAGGCTGAACACGCGCTCAACGACGTTCCGATCACGTAA
- the serA gene encoding phosphoglycerate dehydrogenase, which translates to MRVLVTEPLSELGLDLLKEDFQVSLRTDLATGDLVGAIGPFDALVVRSQTQVTAEVLAAGENLKVVGRAGIGLDNVDVEAATRRGVMVVNAPQSNIVSAAEHTIAILLAQARNVPQAHAALKAGEWARSRYQGVELLGKTLGIVGLGRVGAMVAERAAGFGMRLIAFDPYVSKERAKQMGVELMPTLEALLVQSDFVTLHLPRTAETEGLIGAKELSMLKPGARIVNTARGGILDEDALAKAIEDGQVAGAALDVFAVEPTTDSPLFAYDSVVVTPHLGASTVEAQDKAGTTIAEMVGLALRGEFVSYAVNVSAGAEVSETVRPFLPLAEHLGSILTGLAQGAVRTIEASFLGRIAESDTRVLTLAILKGALAGVVHEPISFVNAPVIARERGIELSETTSTVSRDYVSLIGLRAETDDGDVTVAGTLLGKRNAERVMQVFDFDIEIPPARYMLFFTYEDKAGVIGKVGTVLGDRGINIATMEVGRTAAGGEALMGLTVDAPLSSEILDELSRAIGAQRTRFITLPD; encoded by the coding sequence GTGCGCGTTCTCGTCACCGAGCCCCTCTCCGAGCTCGGGTTGGATCTCCTCAAGGAGGACTTCCAGGTCTCGCTGCGCACCGACCTCGCGACGGGAGACCTCGTCGGGGCGATCGGGCCGTTCGACGCTCTCGTGGTCCGATCGCAGACCCAGGTGACCGCCGAGGTCCTCGCGGCCGGGGAGAACCTCAAGGTCGTCGGCCGAGCGGGGATCGGCTTGGACAACGTCGATGTCGAGGCGGCCACGCGCCGCGGTGTGATGGTGGTCAACGCGCCGCAGTCCAACATCGTGTCCGCCGCCGAGCACACGATCGCGATCCTGCTCGCACAGGCCCGGAACGTTCCGCAGGCGCACGCCGCGTTGAAGGCGGGCGAATGGGCCCGCTCCCGGTACCAGGGTGTCGAGCTGCTCGGCAAGACGCTCGGGATCGTGGGCCTCGGTCGGGTCGGCGCGATGGTCGCCGAGCGCGCCGCGGGGTTCGGGATGCGTTTGATCGCGTTCGATCCCTACGTGTCGAAGGAGCGAGCCAAACAGATGGGGGTCGAGCTGATGCCGACGCTCGAGGCGCTCCTGGTGCAGTCCGACTTCGTCACGCTCCACCTTCCGCGCACGGCGGAGACCGAGGGTTTGATCGGCGCGAAGGAGCTGTCGATGCTGAAGCCGGGCGCTCGGATCGTGAACACTGCTCGCGGCGGCATCCTCGACGAGGACGCGCTCGCGAAGGCGATCGAGGACGGCCAGGTCGCCGGTGCCGCGCTCGATGTGTTCGCGGTCGAGCCGACGACCGACAGCCCGCTCTTCGCATACGACTCGGTGGTCGTGACGCCGCACCTGGGCGCCTCGACGGTCGAGGCGCAGGACAAGGCGGGCACCACGATCGCCGAGATGGTCGGGCTCGCCCTGCGCGGGGAGTTCGTTTCCTACGCCGTGAACGTGTCGGCGGGGGCCGAGGTATCCGAGACGGTGCGGCCGTTCCTGCCGCTGGCCGAGCACCTCGGATCGATCCTCACGGGTCTGGCACAGGGCGCGGTGCGCACGATCGAAGCCTCGTTCCTGGGACGGATCGCCGAGAGCGACACCCGTGTGCTCACCCTGGCGATCCTGAAGGGAGCGCTGGCGGGCGTCGTCCACGAGCCGATCTCGTTCGTGAACGCGCCGGTGATCGCGCGCGAGCGCGGGATCGAACTGTCGGAGACCACCTCGACGGTCTCCCGTGACTACGTCAGCCTGATCGGCCTTCGCGCCGAGACCGACGACGGGGACGTCACGGTTGCGGGAACCCTGCTCGGCAAGCGGAACGCCGAGCGCGTGATGCAGGTCTTCGATTTCGACATCGAGATCCCTCCCGCCCGGTACATGCTGTTCTTCACCTACGAGGACAAGGCTGGCGTGATCGGCAAGGTCGGAACCGTCCTGGGCGACCGCGGCATCAACATCGCCACGATGGAGGTCGGCCGCACGGCGGCCGGCGGAGAGGCCCTGATGGGGCTCACGGTCGACGCACCGCTGTCATCCGAGATCCTCGACGAGCTCTCCCGGGCGATCGGGGCCCAGCGCACGCGTTTCATCACGCTCCCGGACTGA